One genomic segment of Hordeum vulgare subsp. vulgare chromosome 2H, MorexV3_pseudomolecules_assembly, whole genome shotgun sequence includes these proteins:
- the LOC123426868 gene encoding RING-H2 finger protein ATL52-like — MPRHYRRILFSDDCDPWYGCPPPPAPPFFTPSPSPSPSSPPPITSPSPPSPSFSFYIPTISDLAPCPSPVHAGGGGGRDQGGGTYGYGAVDDHRRRFVTYVLSAAAALAFLSLILLGVSIAVRRRQMRRRRQALLAQAPAAATNVGNDDPEGGGGGGGVVHHVWYIRTVGLDEAAIDSIAVTPYRAGSGLLGAADCSVCLGEFNDGELVRLLPKCGHAFHVPCIDTWLRAHVNCPLCRSDVIDPAAAPAGVGIESNPPADPDASANAAAEQAAAASDSTLEHEDEEEEDQEAPRVEEDQHEQQPSSPEPEPLPQLPGPLPRNVRRAASMNAAMVSTAADVAALDRLPDAAPEGEEQNGRDKHQSGATGHPSTVRPASGGLPRSFFSRHCRARSSVLPL; from the coding sequence ATGCCGCGCCACTACCGTCGGATCCTCTTCTCCGACGACTGCGATCCTTGGTATGGCTGTCCCCCGCCTCCCGCCCCTCCCTTCTTCActccttccccctctccctcgcctTCCTCTCCGCCTCCGATCAcatcgccttctcctccttcgccttctttCTCCTTCTATATCCCTACTATCTCGGACCTCGCTCCGTGCCCTTCCCCCGTCCAtgccggcggcggtggtgggagAGACCAGGGAGGAGGAACTTACGGGTACGGCGCAGTCGATGACCACCGCCGCCGCTTCGTCACCTACGTCCTCAGCGCCGCCGCGGCGCTCGCGTTCCTCTCCCTCATCCTCCTCGGCGTCTCGATCGCCGTCCGTCGCCGGCAGATGCGGCGCCGGCGGCAGGCGCTCCTCGCCCAGGCGCCGGCCGCCGCGACCAACGTCGGCAACGACGAcccggagggcggcggcggcgggggcggcgtGGTGCACCACGTCTGGTACATCCGGACCGTCGGGCTCGACGAGGCCGCGATCGACTCGATCGCGGTGACGCCGTACCGCGCGGGGTCTGGCCTCCTCGGCGCCGCCGACTGCTCCGTGTGCCTCGGCGAGTTCAACGACGGCGAACTCGTTCGCTTGCTGCCCAAGTGTGGCCACGCGTTCCACGTCCCCTGCATCGACACCTGGCTCCGCGCCCACGTCAACTGCCCGCTCTGCCGCTCTGACGTGATCGAccccgccgccgcgcccgccGGAGTCGGCATCGAGTCCAACCCACCAGCTGATCCAGATGCGAGCGCCAACGCCGCAGCCGAGCAAGCGGCTGCCGCGAGCGATTCGACGCTGGAGcatgaagacgaggaggaggaggaccaagaAGCGCCGCGCGTGGAAGAAGACCAGCACGAGCAGCAACCCAGTTCGCCAGAGCCAGAGCCATTGCCGCAGCTCCCAGGCCCGCTGCCGCGGAATGTGCGGCGCGCGGCATCCATGAACGCGGCGATGGTCTCAACGGCGGCAGATGTCGCCGCGCTGGACCGGCTGCCTGACGCGGCCCCCGAAGGGGAGGAGCAGAATGGCCGAGATAAGCATCAAAGTGGTGCGACCGGCCATCCGAGCACCGTGAGGCCCGCGTCCGGCGGTCTCCCGAGGTCCTTCTTCTCGCGGCACTGCCGCGCTCGGAGCTCTGTGCTGCCGCTCTGA
- the LOC123426867 gene encoding uncharacterized protein LOC123426867 isoform X2, translating to MAAVVSWYGPLIDLSAAAGHVGGFVQLLASVRRVLPHQEQNAATGRTYQRVILEVGDETRSSFSVSLWSNNTSSSIVAGDVLLLQRIDEFLINCKLGNATRSKLRRVSEWIVHTKRTRAENHQQVMSKNWKERIKNDSADFLSISELLPQSKPCNLNIHASIGKIVLMGSLRPELKGQLPVIEKHSLNGHNDIVRDFITTGCKLCGLPLYQKNLHGDSTYPIDCPDNPKYLHVVGQIYKPFMIYVQDQTGQVPVLVKNKVAEILFSNINADDVSECYKSRHCMLVDTCDSGQSSTCGMLDGSGKTGIAKRKRTKHKLDFHLIWLIVMKCLLNQGKNSPFCFQISVNPGRNVEDGRFELISLTMPIP from the exons ATGGCAGCAGTCGTGAGCTGGTACGGGCCGCTGATCGACCTGTCGGCGGCCGCCGGCCATGTGGGTGGATTCGTGCAGCTCCTGGCGTCCGTTCGCCGTGTCCTTCCCCACCAG GAACAAAATGCCGCAACCGGAAGGACGTATCAGAGAGTTATTCTAGAGGTTGGTGACGAGACGAGGTCCAGCTTCTCCGTCTCTCTATGGTCCAACAATACCAGTTCTAGCATAGTCGCCGGCGATGTTTTACTGTTGCAGA GAATTGATGAATTCTTAATTAACTGTAAACTCGGGAATGCTACAAGATCAAAATTAAGAAGAGTGTCAGAGTGGATCGTACACACCAAACGTACTCGTGCAGAAAATCATCAGCAG GTGATGTCGAAGAATTGGAAAGAAAGAATAAAAAATGATTCAGCAGACTTCTTGTCCATCTCAGAACTACTACCTCAGAGCAAACCATGTAATTTGAATATTCATGCATCTATTGGCAAAATTGTCTTAATGGGTTCTCTTAGACCTGAATTGAAGGGGCAATTGCCAGTCATTGAGAAACATTCCTTGAATGGACATAATGATATCGTCAGAGATTTTATTACTACTGGATGCAAGTTATGTGGTTTACCTCTATACCAAAA GAATCTTCATGGAGACAGTACTTATCCAATCGATTGCCCTGATAATCCAAAGTACCTCCATGTTGTTGGCCAGATATATAAACCATTCATG ATCTATGTGCAAGACCAAACTGGACAAGTTCCTGTGCTTGTGAAGAATAAAGTTGCCGAGATTCTATTTTCAAAtatcaatgcagatgatgtgtctgaatgctaCAAGAGCCGCCACTGCATGCTGGTAGATACTTGTGACTCTGGCCAGTCAAGCACTTGTGGGATGCTAGATGGCAGTGGCAAGACAGGCATTGCTAAAAGGAAAAGAACCAAACATAAGCTTGATTTTCATCTTATCTGGCTCATTGTTATGAAATGCCTGCTGAACCAAGGCAAGAACAGTCCATTCTGCTTCCAGATTTCGGTCAACCCCGGGAGAAATGTTGAGGATGGACGATTTGAACTGATTTCGTTGACAATGCCAATACCATGA
- the LOC123426867 gene encoding uncharacterized protein LOC123426867 isoform X1 has protein sequence MAAVVSWYGPLIDLSAAAGHVGGFVQLLASVRRVLPHQEQNAATGRTYQRVILEVGDETRSSFSVSLWSNNTSSSIVAGDVLLLQNIKMVEFRNGLEGRASQMSAVQILMNSKDLVQPEGIDEFLINCKLGNATRSKLRRVSEWIVHTKRTRAENHQQVMSKNWKERIKNDSADFLSISELLPQSKPCNLNIHASIGKIVLMGSLRPELKGQLPVIEKHSLNGHNDIVRDFITTGCKLCGLPLYQKNLHGDSTYPIDCPDNPKYLHVVGQIYKPFMIYVQDQTGQVPVLVKNKVAEILFSNINADDVSECYKSRHCMLVDTCDSGQSSTCGMLDGSGKTGIAKRKRTKHKLDFHLIWLIVMKCLLNQGKNSPFCFQISVNPGRNVEDGRFELISLTMPIP, from the exons ATGGCAGCAGTCGTGAGCTGGTACGGGCCGCTGATCGACCTGTCGGCGGCCGCCGGCCATGTGGGTGGATTCGTGCAGCTCCTGGCGTCCGTTCGCCGTGTCCTTCCCCACCAG GAACAAAATGCCGCAACCGGAAGGACGTATCAGAGAGTTATTCTAGAGGTTGGTGACGAGACGAGGTCCAGCTTCTCCGTCTCTCTATGGTCCAACAATACCAGTTCTAGCATAGTCGCCGGCGATGTTTTACTGTTGCAGA ATATTAAGATGGTAGAATTTAGAAATGGCTTGGAGGGAAGAGCTTCTCAGATGTCTGCAGTCCAAATTTTGATGAACTCGAAAGATTTAGTGCAACCTGAAG GAATTGATGAATTCTTAATTAACTGTAAACTCGGGAATGCTACAAGATCAAAATTAAGAAGAGTGTCAGAGTGGATCGTACACACCAAACGTACTCGTGCAGAAAATCATCAGCAG GTGATGTCGAAGAATTGGAAAGAAAGAATAAAAAATGATTCAGCAGACTTCTTGTCCATCTCAGAACTACTACCTCAGAGCAAACCATGTAATTTGAATATTCATGCATCTATTGGCAAAATTGTCTTAATGGGTTCTCTTAGACCTGAATTGAAGGGGCAATTGCCAGTCATTGAGAAACATTCCTTGAATGGACATAATGATATCGTCAGAGATTTTATTACTACTGGATGCAAGTTATGTGGTTTACCTCTATACCAAAA GAATCTTCATGGAGACAGTACTTATCCAATCGATTGCCCTGATAATCCAAAGTACCTCCATGTTGTTGGCCAGATATATAAACCATTCATG ATCTATGTGCAAGACCAAACTGGACAAGTTCCTGTGCTTGTGAAGAATAAAGTTGCCGAGATTCTATTTTCAAAtatcaatgcagatgatgtgtctgaatgctaCAAGAGCCGCCACTGCATGCTGGTAGATACTTGTGACTCTGGCCAGTCAAGCACTTGTGGGATGCTAGATGGCAGTGGCAAGACAGGCATTGCTAAAAGGAAAAGAACCAAACATAAGCTTGATTTTCATCTTATCTGGCTCATTGTTATGAAATGCCTGCTGAACCAAGGCAAGAACAGTCCATTCTGCTTCCAGATTTCGGTCAACCCCGGGAGAAATGTTGAGGATGGACGATTTGAACTGATTTCGTTGACAATGCCAATACCATGA